Within Candidatus Binataceae bacterium, the genomic segment ATCGACCCTTTGTGCTCTACATAGTGGCGACGCCGATCGGGAATGCCGAAGACCTCTCGGCGCGGGCGATCCGCGTCCTGCGGGAGGCGGAGCTGATCGCGTGCGAGGATACGCGGCGCTGCGGGCGCCTGCTCGCCGCGCACGAGATCCGCACGCCGACCGTCAGTTATTTCGAGCACAACGAGGAGCGGCGCACGCCCGAACTGGTTGCGCGGCTGGCGGCGGGCGCGATGATCGCGCTAGTAACCGACGCCGGCACACCGGCGATCTCCGATCCTGGCTATCGGCTCGTACGTGCCGCGATCGCAGCCGGGATCCGCGTGACCGCGATCCCCGGAGCGTCGGCGGTAGTTGCGGCGCTCTCGATCGCGGGTTTGCCGACCGATCGCTTCGTCTTCGAGGGTTTCCTTCCGGCGAAATCCGGTGAGCGGCATCGCGCACTCCAGCGGCTGGAGCGGGAGGCGCGCACGATGGTCTTCTATGAAGCGGCGCGGCGGCTAGCGGAGACGCTCGCGGCGATGGCCGCAGCTTTCGGCGGCGCACGCGCCGCCGTCGTGGTGCGCGAGCTGACGAAGACTCATGAGGAGACGGTCCGCGGTACGCTCGGTGAACTCACGGCCCGCTTCAAGCAGACCGCGGCGTTGGGCGAGGTGACGATCGTGGTTGCGGGCAACGACGCGAGCGCGAGCGAGGCCGGTCGCGTGGG encodes:
- the rsmI gene encoding 16S rRNA (cytidine(1402)-2'-O)-methyltransferase; this translates as MATPIGNAEDLSARAIRVLREAELIACEDTRRCGRLLAAHEIRTPTVSYFEHNEERRTPELVARLAAGAMIALVTDAGTPAISDPGYRLVRAAIAAGIRVTAIPGASAVVAALSIAGLPTDRFVFEGFLPAKSGERHRALQRLEREARTMVFYEAARRLAETLAAMAAAFGGARAAVVVRELTKTHEETVRGTLGELTARFKQTAALGEVTIVVAGNDASASEAGRVGGLDEAAALDVLRADGLSLKDASAVIAKLTGTSRREVYQRGLRRRPGE